In one window of Pseudooceanicola aestuarii DNA:
- the ftsA gene encoding cell division protein FtsA — protein MTQLYESQRAMRNMRKAAIQRGVVAVLDVGTSKIACLVLRFDSTDRRPMKADGVGSLAGQAGFRVIGAATTRSRGVRFGEIEAMAETERAIRTALQAAQKMANLRVDHVIACFSGAGPRSYGLAGQVLVEGQQVSEQDVSRALASCDVPDYGEGREVLHAQPVNFALDHRSGLIDPRGQIGDVLSTDVHMLTVDAAAIQNLAHCVKRCDLELAGVASSGYVSGISSLVEDEQELGAACIDMGGGSTGVSVFMKKHMIYADAVRMGGEHVTGDISMALQIPFATAERIKTFYGGVVATGMDDRERIEIGGETGDYERDSRTVTRAELIGIMRPRVEEILEDVRAQLDAAQFQHLPNQQIVLTGAASQIPGLDGLASRILGQQVRLGRPLRVHGLPQAATGPGFASAVGMCLFAAHPQDEWWDFDLPLDTYPARSLQRAVRWFKENW, from the coding sequence ATGACGCAGCTATATGAATCGCAACGGGCAATGCGGAACATGCGCAAGGCGGCGATCCAGCGGGGCGTCGTGGCTGTGCTGGATGTCGGGACGTCCAAGATCGCCTGCCTGGTGCTGCGTTTTGACAGCACCGACCGTCGTCCGATGAAGGCCGATGGCGTCGGATCGCTGGCCGGACAGGCCGGGTTCCGGGTGATCGGCGCCGCGACGACCCGGTCGCGCGGGGTGCGCTTTGGCGAGATCGAGGCCATGGCGGAAACGGAGCGCGCCATTCGCACTGCCCTGCAAGCCGCGCAGAAGATGGCGAACCTGCGGGTCGACCATGTGATTGCCTGTTTTTCGGGCGCCGGGCCGCGCAGCTACGGGCTGGCCGGCCAGGTGCTGGTGGAGGGCCAGCAGGTCAGCGAACAGGATGTCAGCCGCGCGCTGGCCTCCTGCGATGTGCCTGACTACGGGGAGGGGCGGGAGGTGCTGCATGCCCAGCCGGTGAATTTCGCCCTGGACCACCGCTCTGGACTGATCGATCCGCGCGGCCAGATCGGCGATGTCCTGTCTACCGATGTGCATATGCTGACCGTCGATGCCGCCGCGATCCAGAATCTGGCCCATTGCGTGAAACGCTGCGACCTTGAATTGGCCGGGGTTGCCTCCTCCGGCTATGTCTCCGGCATCTCGTCGCTGGTGGAGGACGAGCAGGAGCTGGGCGCCGCCTGCATCGACATGGGCGGCGGATCGACCGGCGTGTCGGTCTTCATGAAGAAGCACATGATCTATGCCGACGCCGTGCGCATGGGCGGGGAGCATGTGACAGGCGACATCTCCATGGCACTTCAGATCCCCTTTGCCACCGCCGAACGGATCAAGACCTTTTACGGTGGCGTTGTGGCTACCGGCATGGATGATCGCGAACGCATCGAGATCGGTGGAGAGACCGGCGATTATGAACGCGACAGCCGCACTGTCACCCGCGCTGAACTGATCGGCATCATGCGCCCGAGGGTAGAGGAAATCCTGGAAGACGTGCGCGCCCAGCTGGACGCCGCGCAATTCCAGCATCTGCCCAATCAGCAGATCGTGCTGACCGGGGCCGCCAGCCAGATTCCCGGTCTGGACGGGTTGGCCAGCCGCATTCTGGGTCAACAGGTCCGCCTGGGCCGGCCGTTGCGGGTGCATGGCCTGCCGCAAGCCGCCACCGGTCCCGGCTTTGCCAGCGCGGTGGGCATGTGCCTGTTCGCGGCCCATCCACAGGACGAATGGTGGGATTTCGACCTGCCGCTGGACACCTACCCGGCGCGTTCGTTGCAACGCGCGGTGCGTTGGTTCAAGGAGAACTGGTGA
- a CDS encoding cell division protein FtsQ/DivIB: MRKVRRERSADPAPSRWSYRLQRMMLTPGYRLALRIILPAAVSAGAVFGYMANDARRDAVVLQIAEWRSAFETRPEFMVNSMAIEGATAETQQDIREVTQLDLPMTSFDLDLDGMRATIEDLAAVASTSLQLRQGGVLQVTVRERIPVAIWRGRDGLFLVDEEGVVTGALSSRGQRPDLPLLAGEGKPHNVGEALALHRAAGPIGDRLRGMVRMGDRRWDVVLDRGQRILLPEDNPVQALERVIAIDGVHELLARDLAAVDMRLTRRPTIRMNEAAVEKWWQIKDLVVETD, from the coding sequence ATGCGGAAGGTAAGACGCGAGAGATCCGCCGATCCGGCCCCGTCCCGCTGGTCTTACCGGTTGCAGCGCATGATGCTGACGCCGGGTTATCGTCTGGCATTGCGCATCATTCTGCCCGCCGCTGTGTCGGCGGGCGCCGTCTTTGGTTACATGGCCAATGATGCGCGCCGCGACGCGGTGGTCTTGCAGATCGCCGAATGGCGCAGCGCCTTCGAAACGCGGCCGGAATTCATGGTGAACTCGATGGCAATCGAGGGCGCCACTGCCGAGACGCAGCAGGATATCCGCGAGGTGACGCAGCTGGACCTGCCGATGACCTCCTTTGACCTGGATCTGGACGGCATGCGCGCCACGATCGAGGATCTGGCCGCCGTGGCCAGCACCTCCCTTCAGCTGCGGCAGGGCGGGGTGTTGCAGGTCACGGTGCGCGAACGGATTCCCGTCGCCATCTGGCGTGGCCGCGACGGGCTGTTTCTGGTGGACGAAGAGGGCGTCGTGACCGGCGCGCTGAGTTCCCGGGGCCAGCGGCCCGATCTGCCCCTGCTGGCGGGGGAGGGCAAGCCGCACAATGTCGGCGAAGCGCTGGCCCTGCACCGCGCTGCCGGCCCGATCGGCGACCGGCTGCGCGGCATGGTGCGCATGGGTGATCGGCGGTGGGACGTGGTGCTGGACCGGGGCCAGCGCATCCTGTTGCCCGAGGACAACCCGGTGCAGGCGCTGGAGCGGGTCATCGCGATCGACGGCGTGCATGAATTGCTGGCACGCGACCTTGCGGCGGTCGATATGCGCCTGACCCGCCGCCCGACCATCCGAATGAATGAAGCGGCGGTCGAAAAGTGGTGGCAGATCAAAGACCTGGTGGTGGAGACGGACTGA
- a CDS encoding D-alanine--D-alanine ligase — MGGPSAEREVSLSTGRECAIALRDEGFEVVEVDAGPDLAARLAEISPDVVFNALHGRWGEDGCVQGLLEWMGLPYTHSGVLASALAMDKTRSKEVFRSAGLPVADSLLAPRTEVMARHVMTPPYVVKPNNEGSSVGVYLVHDGANAPPQLSPEMPDTVLVETYLPGRELTVSVRGDYAFAVTDILSEGWYDYAAKYTPGGSRHVCPAEIPAEISDACRDYALRAHRALGCRGVSRSDFRWDEARGVAGIFILETNTQPGMTPTSLTPEQAQVDGSGFGALCRWMVEDASCGR, encoded by the coding sequence ATGGGTGGCCCCTCCGCAGAGCGGGAGGTCTCCCTGTCCACGGGGCGCGAATGCGCCATCGCCTTGCGGGACGAAGGATTCGAGGTCGTGGAGGTCGATGCCGGCCCCGATCTTGCTGCGCGCCTTGCCGAGATTTCCCCCGATGTCGTCTTCAACGCCCTGCATGGCCGGTGGGGGGAGGACGGATGTGTGCAGGGGCTGCTGGAATGGATGGGCCTGCCCTATACGCATTCCGGGGTGCTGGCCTCGGCCCTGGCGATGGACAAGACCCGCTCCAAGGAGGTCTTTCGCAGCGCCGGCCTGCCGGTCGCCGACAGCCTGCTGGCCCCCCGGACGGAGGTGATGGCCCGCCACGTCATGACACCGCCCTACGTGGTGAAGCCCAACAACGAAGGCTCCTCGGTCGGGGTGTACCTGGTGCATGACGGCGCCAACGCCCCGCCGCAGTTGAGCCCCGAGATGCCCGACACCGTGCTGGTGGAAACCTATCTGCCGGGGCGGGAGCTGACGGTTTCCGTGCGCGGCGACTATGCCTTTGCGGTGACCGATATCCTGTCGGAAGGATGGTACGATTACGCGGCGAAATATACGCCCGGCGGATCGCGCCACGTCTGCCCGGCGGAGATCCCGGCCGAAATTTCCGATGCCTGCCGCGACTATGCGCTGCGGGCTCACCGGGCCCTGGGGTGCCGGGGGGTGTCGCGCTCCGATTTCCGTTGGGACGAGGCGCGCGGCGTCGCGGGTATCTTCATTCTGGAGACCAACACCCAACCCGGCATGACGCCGACGTCCCTGACGCCGGAACAGGCGCAGGTCGATGGCTCGGGCTTTGGTGCGTTGTGCCGCTGGATGGTGGAGGACGCCTCATGCGGAAGGTAA
- the murB gene encoding UDP-N-acetylmuramate dehydrogenase, with amino-acid sequence MSAPQDISVRGRLTAERDLASLTWLRVGGPAEWLFQPADEQDLADFLAALDPDVPVFPMGVGSNLIVRDGGLRGVVIRLGRGFNGIDATGALVRAGAAALDSRVARRAAEAGRDLTFLRTIPGTIGGAVRMNAGCYGTYTADVLHTVRAISRTGEVRTLRPADLEFSYRQTTLPEGWVLVEAMFNAPEGQPEALAARMDAQLAKRDATQPTKDRTAGSTFRNPAGFSSTGRADDVHDLKAWKVIDEAGMRGARRGGAQMSEKHSNFLINTGDATAAELEGLGEEVRKRVFNARGIALEWEIMRVGDPASN; translated from the coding sequence ATGAGCGCGCCGCAAGATATCTCTGTCCGGGGTCGCCTGACGGCGGAACGGGATCTGGCCTCCCTCACCTGGTTGCGGGTTGGCGGTCCGGCTGAATGGTTGTTTCAACCCGCGGACGAACAGGATCTTGCCGATTTCCTGGCCGCCCTGGACCCCGACGTGCCGGTCTTTCCCATGGGCGTGGGGTCGAACCTGATCGTGCGCGATGGCGGGTTGCGCGGCGTGGTGATCCGGTTGGGGCGCGGGTTCAATGGTATCGATGCCACGGGGGCGCTGGTGCGGGCCGGAGCGGCGGCGCTGGATTCCCGCGTCGCCCGCCGTGCGGCGGAGGCCGGTCGCGACCTGACCTTCCTGCGCACGATTCCCGGAACCATCGGCGGGGCGGTGCGGATGAACGCGGGCTGCTATGGCACCTACACAGCCGATGTGCTGCACACGGTGCGCGCGATCAGCCGCACGGGCGAGGTACGGACCCTGCGGCCCGCCGATCTGGAATTCAGCTATCGCCAGACCACCTTGCCAGAGGGCTGGGTGCTGGTGGAGGCCATGTTCAACGCACCCGAAGGACAGCCCGAGGCGCTGGCCGCCCGGATGGACGCTCAGCTGGCCAAGCGCGATGCGACCCAGCCCACAAAGGACCGCACCGCCGGGTCGACCTTTCGCAATCCTGCCGGGTTTTCCAGTACCGGGCGCGCCGATGACGTGCATGATCTGAAGGCGTGGAAAGTCATTGACGAGGCCGGAATGCGCGGCGCCCGGCGGGGCGGCGCCCAGATGAGCGAAAAGCATTCCAATTTCCTGATCAACACCGGCGATGCCACGGCGGCGGAGCTGGAAGGGCTGGGCGAAGAGGTCAGAAAAAGGGTTTTTAATGCGCGCGGAATAGCGTTAGAATGGGAAATCATGCGGGTCGGTGATCCGGCGTCTAATTGA
- a CDS encoding DUF2484 family protein, producing MSLSLILAACWAVAANVAAMIPSRDDHWSRAYALIVLGIPVLGMVVWQHGPWVGLLILGAAMSMLRWPVIYLARWLRRRLSGAGSSSSAAANPEPGE from the coding sequence ATGAGCCTGTCGCTGATCCTGGCCGCGTGCTGGGCCGTTGCGGCCAACGTGGCGGCCATGATCCCGTCGCGCGATGACCATTGGTCGCGTGCCTATGCATTGATCGTGCTGGGCATTCCGGTGCTGGGCATGGTGGTCTGGCAGCACGGTCCCTGGGTCGGGTTGCTGATCCTGGGCGCGGCGATGTCGATGTTGCGCTGGCCGGTGATCTACCTGGCCCGCTGGCTGCGCCGCCGCCTGTCCGGTGCTGGGTCGTCCTCCTCTGCCGCGGCCAATCCGGAGCCCGGCGAATGA
- a CDS encoding DUF2484 family protein, with protein MSLSVIAGATWVLAAAGTAMLPMQRQYGPGMTLLVAAPLLMGFLTLEHGPWAGLAALLAFASMFRNPLIYFLRRARGHSAEEVRLAVPEHRG; from the coding sequence ATGAGTTTATCGGTGATCGCAGGGGCAACCTGGGTACTGGCGGCGGCGGGCACCGCCATGTTGCCAATGCAGCGCCAATACGGGCCGGGCATGACATTGCTGGTGGCGGCCCCGCTGTTGATGGGGTTCCTGACGCTGGAGCATGGGCCCTGGGCCGGGCTGGCGGCGCTGCTGGCCTTTGCCTCCATGTTCCGCAACCCATTGATCTATTTCCTGCGCCGGGCGCGCGGCCATTCTGCCGAAGAGGTTCGGCTGGCGGTGCCGGAGCACCGGGGATGA
- the murC gene encoding UDP-N-acetylmuramate--L-alanine ligase, whose protein sequence is MNAATKLPGDVGPIHFVGIGGIGMSGIAEVLLNHGYSVQGSDLKATKITERLAGLGAHVFEGQKAENLAQAEVVVISTAIKPGNPELDEARRRGLPVVRRAEMLAELMRLKSNIAVAGTHGKTTTTTMVATLLDAGRFDPTVVNGGIIHAYGSNARVGLGEWMVVEADESDGTFNRLPATIAIVTNIDPEHMDHWGDFDALRRGFLDFVSNIPFYGLAVCCTDHAEVQSLVGKITDRRVVTYGFNAQADVRAVNLHYKGGVAHFDVVLQAEDRVIEDCTLPMPGDHNVSNALSAVAVARHLGMKRNEIRAALAAFGGVNRRFTKVGEVGGVTVIDDYGHHPVEIAAVLKAARQATEGRVIAVHQPHRFTRLHSLFDDFCACFNEADVVAIAPVYAAGEDPIPGAGRDDLVAGLIAHGHRAARAIDTEDDLEALARAEARPGDMVVCLGAGTISAWANGLPKRLAG, encoded by the coding sequence GTGAACGCAGCCACCAAATTGCCCGGAGACGTCGGCCCCATTCATTTCGTCGGCATCGGCGGCATCGGGATGTCCGGTATCGCGGAGGTTCTGCTGAATCACGGATATTCCGTGCAGGGGTCGGATCTGAAGGCGACCAAGATCACGGAGCGGCTGGCAGGGCTGGGCGCGCATGTGTTCGAGGGCCAGAAGGCTGAAAACCTGGCACAGGCGGAGGTCGTGGTGATCTCCACCGCGATCAAGCCGGGCAACCCCGAGCTGGACGAGGCGCGCCGCCGTGGCCTGCCCGTCGTGCGCCGGGCGGAGATGCTGGCCGAGCTGATGCGCCTGAAATCCAACATCGCTGTCGCTGGTACCCATGGCAAGACGACGACCACCACCATGGTGGCCACGCTGCTGGATGCGGGGCGCTTCGACCCCACCGTGGTGAATGGCGGGATCATCCATGCTTATGGCTCCAACGCGCGGGTGGGCCTGGGCGAATGGATGGTGGTGGAAGCCGATGAAAGCGACGGCACCTTCAATCGCCTGCCCGCCACCATCGCCATCGTCACCAATATCGATCCCGAGCATATGGACCATTGGGGCGATTTCGACGCCCTGCGCCGGGGCTTTCTGGATTTCGTGTCCAATATCCCGTTCTACGGTCTGGCCGTCTGCTGCACCGATCATGCCGAGGTTCAGAGCCTTGTGGGCAAGATCACCGACCGCCGTGTCGTCACCTATGGCTTCAACGCCCAGGCCGACGTGCGGGCGGTGAACCTGCACTACAAGGGGGGTGTCGCGCATTTCGACGTGGTGTTGCAGGCCGAAGATCGGGTGATCGAAGACTGCACCCTGCCGATGCCCGGTGATCACAATGTCTCGAACGCGCTGTCGGCCGTGGCCGTGGCGCGGCATCTGGGCATGAAGCGGAACGAGATCCGTGCCGCGCTGGCGGCCTTTGGCGGGGTCAACCGCCGCTTTACCAAGGTCGGCGAAGTCGGCGGTGTCACGGTGATCGACGATTACGGCCATCATCCGGTCGAAATCGCCGCCGTGCTGAAAGCGGCGCGCCAGGCCACCGAAGGCCGGGTGATCGCGGTGCACCAGCCGCACCGCTTTACCCGGCTGCATTCGCTGTTCGACGATTTCTGCGCCTGTTTCAACGAGGCCGATGTGGTCGCCATCGCCCCGGTCTACGCGGCGGGGGAGGATCCGATCCCCGGCGCCGGGCGCGACGATCTGGTGGCCGGGCTGATCGCCCATGGCCACCGCGCCGCCCGCGCCATCGACACCGAAGACGACCTGGAGGCGCTGGCACGCGCCGAAGCACGTCCGGGCGACATGGTGGTTTGTCTGGGCGCCGGCACGATCTCGGCCTGGGCGAACGGTTTGCCGAAACGGCTGGCGGGGTAG
- a CDS encoding UDP-N-acetylglucosamine--N-acetylmuramyl-(pentapeptide) pyrophosphoryl-undecaprenol N-acetylglucosamine transferase translates to MNTTRPLLVIAAGGTGGHMFPAQALAEQMLHRGWRVKLSTDARGARYTGGFPHTVEVEQIASATFARGGLLARASVPFRIAGGVAAAFARMVQDRPAAVIGFGGYPAIPAMAAATLLRLPRMIHEQNGVLGRVNQIFARRVSAVACGTWPTDLPDGVEAVHVGNPVRRAIHDKAGAPYIVPGDYPMSLLVMGGSQGARILSDVVPAAIAQLPELWRRNIRVNHQARPEDHDRVATAYAEAGINADVQPFFHDVPRRMSEAQLVITRSGASTVADLSVIGRPSILVPLARAIRDEQSANARGLVGAGAAILMPEKHFTPEALAEQMALVLDNPDGALAMAHAALAQGRPEAAQDLADMVETLALPPAPDAPTHDQEDPT, encoded by the coding sequence ATGAACACCACGCGTCCCCTTCTGGTCATCGCAGCCGGCGGCACCGGCGGTCACATGTTCCCGGCTCAGGCGCTGGCCGAACAGATGCTGCATCGCGGCTGGCGGGTGAAACTGTCCACCGATGCGCGCGGTGCCCGCTATACCGGCGGGTTCCCCCACACGGTGGAGGTTGAACAGATCGCTTCCGCCACCTTTGCGCGCGGCGGGCTGCTGGCCCGCGCCTCCGTGCCGTTCCGCATCGCGGGCGGTGTGGCGGCGGCCTTTGCCCGGATGGTGCAGGACCGCCCGGCGGCTGTCATCGGCTTTGGCGGCTATCCGGCGATCCCGGCGATGGCGGCGGCGACGCTGTTGCGGTTGCCGCGCATGATCCACGAACAGAACGGCGTGCTGGGCCGGGTGAACCAGATCTTTGCCCGCCGCGTCAGCGCCGTCGCCTGCGGCACCTGGCCAACCGACCTGCCCGACGGGGTGGAGGCCGTACACGTCGGCAATCCCGTCCGCCGCGCCATCCACGACAAGGCCGGCGCCCCCTATATCGTGCCCGGCGATTATCCGATGTCGCTGCTGGTGATGGGCGGATCGCAGGGCGCGCGGATCCTGTCGGACGTGGTGCCCGCCGCCATTGCGCAGCTGCCCGAATTGTGGCGGCGCAACATTCGCGTCAACCATCAGGCCCGGCCCGAGGATCACGACCGCGTCGCCACCGCCTATGCCGAGGCCGGAATCAATGCCGATGTGCAGCCGTTCTTTCACGACGTGCCCCGCCGCATGTCGGAGGCGCAGTTGGTGATCACCCGCTCAGGCGCGTCGACCGTGGCGGATCTGTCGGTGATCGGGCGCCCGTCGATCCTGGTCCCGCTGGCCCGCGCCATCCGAGACGAGCAATCGGCCAATGCGCGCGGTCTTGTCGGCGCCGGGGCCGCGATCCTGATGCCGGAGAAACACTTCACCCCCGAGGCATTGGCCGAGCAGATGGCGCTGGTCCTGGACAATCCCGACGGCGCGCTGGCCATGGCCCATGCCGCGCTGGCGCAGGGTCGGCCCGAGGCCGCGCAGGATCTGGCCGACATGGTGGAGACCCTCGCCCTGCCGCCCGCGCCGGATGCACCGACACACGACCAAGAGGATCCTACGTGA
- a CDS encoding peptidoglycan glycosyltransferase FtsW gives MTDMVYGSIPVRDGEPVIPKWWRTIDKWSLTFVLGLFGIGILLGLAASPPLAAKNGYGPFHYVQRQAVFGTLALIALFLTSMMPPNLVRRLGVVGFVLALVGLVLLPFFGTDFGKGAVRWYSLGFGSFQPSEFLKPMFVVIAAWLLAASADLNGPPGRLLSFALAVTVVLLLALQPDFGQASLILFGWAVMFFIAGAPMGLLVVVAGLVVAGGSFAYNQSEHFARRIDGFLSADVDPRTQLGYATNAIREGGYFGVGVGEGQVKMSLPDAHTDFIIAVAAEEYGLVLVLVIIALYGAIVGRSFLRLMRERDPFIRLAGTGLAAMFGIQAIINMGVAVRLLPAKGMTLPFVSYGGSSVIASGIAVGMLLAFTRSRPQGEIGDILARRPR, from the coding sequence ATGACAGACATGGTCTACGGTTCCATCCCCGTGCGGGATGGAGAGCCGGTCATACCCAAATGGTGGCGGACAATCGACAAATGGTCCCTGACATTCGTGTTGGGATTGTTCGGGATCGGGATTTTGCTGGGGCTTGCGGCCTCTCCTCCGCTGGCGGCAAAGAACGGCTACGGCCCGTTCCACTACGTGCAGCGGCAGGCGGTGTTCGGCACGCTGGCGCTGATCGCGCTGTTCCTGACCTCGATGATGCCACCGAACCTGGTGCGGCGCCTCGGCGTCGTGGGGTTCGTGCTGGCGCTTGTGGGGTTGGTGCTGCTGCCCTTCTTCGGTACCGATTTCGGCAAGGGCGCGGTGCGCTGGTATTCGCTGGGCTTCGGCTCCTTCCAGCCGTCGGAATTCCTGAAGCCGATGTTCGTGGTCATCGCGGCTTGGCTGCTGGCGGCCAGCGCGGACCTGAACGGCCCGCCGGGGCGGCTCTTGTCCTTTGCGCTGGCGGTGACGGTGGTCCTGCTGCTGGCGCTGCAACCGGATTTCGGCCAAGCCAGCCTGATCCTGTTCGGCTGGGCGGTGATGTTCTTCATCGCCGGCGCTCCAATGGGGCTGCTGGTGGTCGTGGCCGGGCTGGTCGTGGCCGGCGGCAGTTTCGCCTATAATCAGTCAGAGCATTTCGCCCGCCGCATCGACGGCTTCCTGAGCGCGGATGTCGATCCGCGCACCCAGCTGGGCTATGCCACCAACGCCATTCGCGAGGGCGGCTATTTCGGCGTCGGTGTGGGCGAGGGGCAGGTGAAGATGTCGCTGCCCGATGCCCATACCGATTTCATCATCGCGGTCGCGGCCGAGGAATACGGCCTGGTGCTGGTGCTGGTGATCATCGCGCTCTATGGCGCGATCGTCGGCCGGTCCTTCCTGCGCCTGATGCGCGAGCGTGATCCCTTTATCCGGCTGGCGGGGACCGGGCTGGCGGCGATGTTCGGCATCCAGGCGATCATCAACATGGGCGTGGCCGTGCGCCTGCTGCCGGCCAAGGGGATGACCCTGCCATTCGTCAGCTACGGCGGCTCTTCGGTGATTGCCAGCGGTATTGCCGTAGGCATGTTGCTGGCCTTTACCCGATCGCGGCCGCAGGGCGAGATCGGCGATATTCTGGCGAGGCGCCCCCGATGA